One genomic window of Methanosarcina acetivorans C2A includes the following:
- a CDS encoding chemotaxis protein CheB — MGTGETKSKEKTQVSKEEKMPEEEKIPEGEKNPEKEKMPEEEKKPGEKQIGKETSTSELPVSNKNSDKFTKEDFPVVGVGASAGGLAAFEAFFSSMPDSPGPGMAFVLVQHLDPKHKSILHTLIGRYTNMPVYEVKDGMDVKPNCVYVIPPNRNMVYRESELHLLEPVEPHGHRTPIDFFFRSLAEEKKEQAIGIVLSGTGSDGTLGVRAIKAEGGMVMAQSPESSEYDSMPRSVIDTGLADYILPPEEMPAQLIAYVTQAFGKITQPVSRAEDAMKKIFNLVFAHTSHDFSHYKKGTIVRRVERRMAVHNIKKIDEYVDYLEQKPAEVEALFRDFLISVTNFFRNPKAFDAFQKKIIPNLFVGKYAGESIRVWVPGCSTGEEAYSIGILLQEHMEALKQTFNVQIFATDIDSQAIEEARIGTYPPSISVDVSEERLERFFTQGPDGNYRIRKNIRDMVIFSEHDLVKDPPFSKLDLLSCRNVLIYMDGELQKRLIPLFYYALNPGKFLFLGSSETVNGFMNLFDTLDRKAKLYQSKPNVGNEQLRSIVTLIPPRIEPKVIRKIFEETPPGGRPKFRELTERILLQHYAPVSALVNEKGDILYIHGRTGMYLEPAPGEAGMNILKMAREGLANRLATALHRAAIDKRSLFYSGLRVKTNGDFTTVNLALLPVVSGPDAEEPDLFLITFEEPPKAEQNILGKAVSEDLIKGITESKGEVDERVSALMKELQTKEEDLRAANEELETSNEELKSSNEEMQSINEELQSANEELESSKEELQSVNEELATVNAELQNRVADLSQANNDMNNLLAGTDIGTIFVDYHMRIMRFTPAVTRVIKLIPTDVGRPVGDIVSNMLGYDRLTEDVREVLDNLTPKEIEVQTRDGTWYLMRIRPYRTLENVIKGAVITFIEITELKQTRELLKESEASIHRLSSVVVRDSNDAITLQDLEGHIMAWNQKAEKMYGWSEAEALKMNISSMIPQKQKEEELEMVKRLSQAEDLKPYCTRRLSKDDRIVNIWLTASPLVNEAGEVYAISTTEREIKSGRRQKEGNN, encoded by the coding sequence ATGGGCACAGGTGAAACCAAGAGCAAAGAGAAAACACAGGTATCAAAAGAGGAAAAGATGCCGGAAGAGGAAAAGATACCCGAAGGGGAAAAGAACCCGGAAAAGGAAAAGATGCCAGAAGAGGAAAAGAAGCCGGGAGAAAAGCAGATAGGAAAAGAAACCTCTACCAGTGAACTTCCTGTTTCGAATAAGAATTCTGATAAATTCACAAAAGAGGACTTTCCCGTTGTGGGCGTCGGCGCGTCGGCTGGGGGGCTGGCTGCATTCGAAGCTTTCTTTTCGTCCATGCCTGACAGCCCTGGACCGGGCATGGCCTTTGTCCTGGTACAGCACCTTGACCCGAAACACAAGAGCATCCTCCACACCCTGATAGGGCGCTACACAAATATGCCGGTTTATGAGGTTAAGGACGGGATGGACGTCAAGCCTAACTGCGTTTATGTCATTCCGCCTAACAGAAACATGGTTTATCGTGAGAGTGAACTGCACCTGCTGGAACCGGTCGAGCCGCACGGGCACCGTACGCCGATTGATTTCTTCTTCCGCTCCCTGGCCGAGGAAAAGAAAGAGCAGGCCATCGGAATCGTGCTTTCAGGCACAGGCAGCGACGGCACTCTGGGAGTAAGGGCAATCAAGGCTGAAGGCGGGATGGTGATGGCACAATCTCCCGAATCCAGCGAATACGACAGCATGCCCCGTAGCGTCATCGACACCGGTCTGGCAGACTACATCTTGCCGCCGGAAGAAATGCCTGCCCAGCTCATTGCCTATGTTACTCAGGCCTTCGGGAAAATAACCCAGCCGGTCTCCAGGGCTGAAGACGCGATGAAGAAAATATTCAACCTGGTGTTTGCCCATACCAGCCACGATTTTTCCCATTACAAGAAGGGCACTATCGTCCGACGTGTCGAGCGGCGTATGGCCGTCCACAATATCAAGAAAATAGATGAATATGTGGATTATTTAGAGCAAAAACCTGCAGAGGTAGAAGCGCTCTTTCGCGACTTCCTGATCAGCGTCACCAATTTTTTCCGTAATCCCAAGGCATTTGATGCGTTTCAGAAAAAAATTATCCCCAATCTCTTTGTCGGCAAGTACGCAGGCGAATCGATACGGGTTTGGGTGCCCGGCTGTTCCACAGGCGAGGAAGCTTATTCGATCGGCATCCTGCTTCAAGAACATATGGAGGCATTGAAGCAAACTTTCAATGTACAAATTTTCGCAACAGATATCGACAGTCAGGCAATCGAAGAGGCCCGCATCGGCACCTATCCTCCCAGCATCTCGGTCGATGTCTCGGAGGAAAGGTTGGAGCGCTTCTTCACACAGGGCCCGGACGGCAACTACCGCATCCGAAAAAACATCCGTGACATGGTAATCTTCTCAGAGCACGACCTTGTCAAAGACCCCCCGTTCTCCAAACTCGACCTGCTCAGCTGCCGCAACGTGCTGATTTATATGGACGGGGAACTGCAGAAGAGACTCATCCCTCTCTTCTACTACGCGTTGAACCCCGGCAAATTTCTCTTCCTCGGCTCCTCCGAGACCGTGAACGGGTTCATGAACCTTTTTGACACGTTAGACCGCAAAGCGAAGCTCTACCAGAGTAAACCGAATGTTGGAAATGAACAACTCCGCTCCATAGTGACTTTAATCCCACCAAGAATTGAACCCAAAGTGATTCGAAAAATTTTTGAAGAGACCCCCCCCGGAGGCAGGCCTAAGTTTCGTGAGTTGACCGAGCGTATCCTGCTTCAACATTATGCCCCTGTAAGTGCGCTCGTAAACGAAAAAGGCGACATCCTTTATATACATGGTCGTACAGGCATGTACCTGGAACCGGCTCCGGGCGAAGCTGGTATGAACATTCTGAAGATGGCACGCGAGGGTTTGGCCAACAGGCTGGCTACGGCCCTGCACAGAGCAGCAATCGATAAAAGATCATTATTTTACTCCGGGCTGAGGGTCAAAACCAACGGCGACTTCACTACCGTCAATCTTGCGTTGCTACCTGTGGTTTCAGGTCCTGATGCAGAAGAGCCGGACCTGTTCCTGATCACTTTTGAAGAACCTCCGAAGGCCGAACAGAATATACTCGGGAAAGCAGTTTCCGAGGATTTAATAAAAGGAATTACCGAGAGCAAAGGAGAAGTTGATGAGCGCGTTTCGGCGCTGATGAAGGAACTGCAGACCAAGGAAGAAGACCTCAGGGCTGCCAATGAAGAGCTGGAGACCTCCAATGAAGAACTAAAATCCTCAAATGAAGAAATGCAGTCAATAAATGAGGAACTACAATCCGCCAATGAGGAGCTGGAGAGCTCAAAGGAGGAACTGCAGTCGGTAAACGAGGAACTGGCCACGGTCAATGCCGAACTGCAGAATAGGGTTGCTGACCTGTCTCAGGCCAATAACGATATGAACAACCTGCTTGCAGGCACTGACATAGGCACCATTTTCGTCGACTATCATATGCGTATTATGCGTTTTACCCCTGCCGTCACACGGGTGATCAAACTGATCCCGACCGATGTGGGCAGGCCTGTAGGGGACATTGTCTCAAACATGCTGGGATATGACCGCCTGACAGAGGATGTGAGGGAGGTACTTGACAACCTGACTCCTAAAGAAATTGAAGTCCAGACCCGGGACGGCACGTGGTACCTGATGCGCATCCGGCCTTACCGCACCCTTGAAAATGTCATTAAAGGAGCGGTGATAACCTTCATTGAGATTACCGAATTGAAGCAGACGAGGGAGTTGCTGAAGGAATCCGAGGCTTCGATTCACCGCCTATCCTCAGTTGTCGTGCGCGACTCGAATGATGCTATAACATTACAGGACTTGGAGGGTCACATCATGGCCTGGAACCAAAAGGCCGAGAAGATGTACGGCTGGAGTGAAGCCGAGGCCCTGAAGATGAATATTAGCAGCATGATTCCACAGAAACAGAAAGAAGAAGAGCTGGAAATGGTGAAGAGGCTTAGTCAGGCTGAGGACCTGAAACCTTACTGCACCCGGCGGCTCAGTAAGGATGACAGGATAGTGAATATATGGCTGACCGCCTCTCCACTGGTAAATGAAGCCGGCGAGGTATATGCTATTTCAACTACAGAGCGGGAGATAAAATCAGGAAGAAGACAGAAGGAAGGCAATAACTGA